One Solanum pennellii chromosome 10, SPENNV200 genomic region harbors:
- the LOC107032097 gene encoding protein FMP32, mitochondrial-like, with protein sequence MAVARRVVQLGATCGIGLSKSQGINASKVSAALLIDRSQINAGSVNFYSSEPYKSSAANKFDYRQISQLAKPNGKRAFLVDTLALVRRLEARGVPSEQAEAITSAITEVLNDSLENVAHSFVSRAEMQKSEMIQEANLSKFKSEVQSSQEHHFSLLQRELEKLRNDIEKMRSELRYEVDKLTAGQRLDLNLERGRIRDELANQNAETTNLTNKLDREIHALRAQIEAAKYEVIKYCIGTLVSISAVGLAVLRLYT encoded by the exons atgGCTGTTGCGAGACGTGTGGTTCAGTTAGGGGCTACTTGTGGGATTGGACTGTCTAAATCTCAAGGGATTAATGCATCTAAAGTTTCTGCTGCTTTGTTGATTGATAGATCACAAATCAACGCTGGTTCAGTTAATTTTTACAGTTCTGAGCCATATAAATCGTCTGCTGCTAACAAGTTTGATTATAGGCAAATCTCACAGCTTGCTAAACCTAATGGCAAGCGTGCGTTTCTTGTCGATACATTAGCTCtg GTTAGGAGATTAGAAGCACGAGGTGTACCATCAGAACAGGCAGAAGCAATAACATCTGCTATCACTGAAGTTTTGAATGACAGTTTGGAAAATGTAGCTCATTCTTTTGTTTCACGAGCTGAAATGCAGAAA TCTGAGATGATTCAAGAAGCCAACCTCTCCAAATTCAAGTCTGAAGTACAAAGTTCTCAG GAACATCATTTTTCTCTGCTGCAACGTGAACTTGAAAAGCTTCGGAATGACATTGAAAAAATGCGCAGTGAACTAAG GTATGAGGTTGACAAGCTTACTGCCGGCCAACGGTTGGATTTAAATCTTGAAAGAGG ACGCATTCGCGATGAGCTTGCCAATCAAAATGCAGAAACTACAAATCTTACAAATAAGCTTGATCGG GAAATTCATGCATTAAGGGCGCAAATTGAAGCTGCAAAATATGAAGTGATTAAATACTGTATAGGTACTCTCGTCTCTATATCGGCTGTTGGTCTTGCAGTGCTACGGTTATATACCTAA